One Tetrapisispora phaffii CBS 4417 chromosome 2, complete genome genomic region harbors:
- the GCG1 gene encoding gamma-glutamylcyclotransferase (similar to Saccharomyces cerevisiae YER163C; ancestral locus Anc_8.226): protein MTNKVDSVADKGVWILGYGSLIYKPPPYFKHRLPVTIKGFVRRFWQSSVDHRGTHEKPGRVATLINYDEIKLDKVLLDDFEKYNTHDNLDTLAVVYYIPEEHVSKVTQYLDVREQNGYQRYNLNVELEITDDYIMETYVDDEETLQSLLGLYNGLKYNEIGDKKLIETSVYIGTLDNFAFVGPEIIKDTAKIIAHSVGPSGPNYEYLKLLYESLIELQTVFKLSNAKSSSSSSASSNSNSTSDMAIAALKSKIDDSLLAEKVIEELVIEDYLHSLLEEVELLRIS from the coding sequence ATGACAAATAAGGTTGACAGTGTAGCTGATAAAGGGGTATGGATCCTAGGTTATGGTTCCCTGATATACAAACCTCCTCCATATTTCAAACACAGACTGCCCGTTACAATCAAAGGATTTGTTCGTAGATTCTGGCAGTCCTCGGTGGATCATAGGGGTACTCATGAGAAACCAGGTAGAGTTGCAACGTTGATCAATTATGATGAGATTAAACTAGATAAGGTGTTATTggatgattttgaaaaatataatactCATGATAACCTGGATACATTAGCAGTCGTTTACTATATCCCAGAAGAACATGTGAGTAAAGTGACACAGTATTTAGATGTCAGAGAACAAAATGGTTATCAACGATACAATTTAAATGTTGAGTTAGAAATTACAGATGATTATATTATGGAAACATATGTAGACGATGAGGAAACATTGCAAAGTTTGCTAGGCTTATATAATGGGTTAAAATACAATGAAATAGGGGATAAAAAGTTGATTGAAACGTCGGTATACATTGGAACCTTGGATAATTTCGCTTTTGTAGGGCCAGAGATTATCAAGGACACTGCAAAAATTATTGCCCATTCAGTGGGTCCAAGTGGCCCCAACTACGAGTACTTAAAACTTTTGTATGAATCGTTGATCGAACTACAAACTGTGTTCAAGTTATCCAATGCAAAGAGTAGTAGTAGTAGCAGTGCCTCCAGTAATAGTAACAGCACTAGTGATATGGCTATTGCTgctttaaaatcaaaaattgatgataGCTTGCTAGCTGAAAAAGTAATAGAAGAACTTGTAATCGAAGATTATTTACATTCGTTGTTAGAGGAGGTCGAACTGTTGAGAATTAGCTAA
- the RAD4 gene encoding Rad4p (similar to Saccharomyces cerevisiae RAD4 (YER162C); ancestral locus Anc_8.225), translated as MNSSDKNISKEQFHLIRKILQEKKEAGVQTNRPLKRKKRRLRSEIPNVETSTEPSIVINLEEEAPSATNFKNEPEVIDLENEEEQRININSDAKRKRCIAVKYKAGNTDKVPKSGDDYLNEFQEVGKENSETEHEDDEEEGFESEDFEDVPMVDNDVDDSRIQDVSVTFDSNNTQNSSKKKIVRNACSNVERIRRKEDHMIYLVMFSLAGFIRNQWINNSKLHKKLSKMISDEIFALLHPENDKELIIRSERKLLDGLKKCMEVYEKKWKILNAYDSTAFYMRFWNELPYESTQQLINKRNRLNTHNTLEEKSFIKQVNKGIGDRDIYVQGFVALLRSCQINARLVMSCQPPDFSNLKEKDNDTNPYILKDEVIKYPIFWCEVWNKFSKKWLSIDPINLKIIESVKANSKLEPKGVIQTKRNIMRYVLAFDRKLGCKDVTRRYIQWYNCKSRKKRINKDKEGQEWYNKLISALQKRKRMKIDDFEDEYFKERDINEGFPDTISELKNHPYYVLESDLRQNEILKPGSKECGYLRKNNKSKQTLRVYRRDDVLVLRSAKDWYMKGRILKAGCRALKRVKKRINSSNFDDDDDNIERLYPYEETELYIPPLAKADGEIKKNAYGNIEIFTSSMIPKNCVLIESPVAIKACKAIHIEFAPSVTGFKFEKGNKAKPILSGVVVANWFREAVECAIDSIEYSIVEEKRKERELAALKEWNSLFLKLRISSNLNSAYGKVKDENKKIRAISDENNSESDEDFSMGGFLPARKNDHTGYLNEGSQSDAQSDDDFPPQGYLPQRVHTKYNEEDDYVDEEEENYYEGEENDEMIANRNKLTASPSATEQMDEEFDDFMSEMNTEYTGI; from the coding sequence ATGAATTCTtcagataaaaatatttctaaggaacaatttcatttaattaGGAAAATTCTAcaagagaagaaagaagCTGGTGTGCAAACTAATAGGCCTCTGAAACgtaaaaaaagaagattgAGAAGTGAGATACCTAATGTTGAAACTTCAACGGAACCATCAATAGTTATTAATTTAGAGGAAGAAGCTCCCAGTGCCactaattttaaaaatgaaccTGAAGTCATCGACTTGGAGAATGAAGAGGAGCAGAGGATAAACATTAACTCTGATGCTAAACGAAAAAGATGTATCGCTGTAAAATATAAAGCTGGCAATACTGATAAGGTTCCTAAAAGTGGGGatgattatttaaatgaatttcaGGAGGTAGGTAAAGAAAATTCAGAGACAGAGcatgaagatgatgaagaagaggGATTTGAATCTGAAGATTTTGAGGATGTTCCAATGGTAGATAATGATGTTGATGACTCTAGAATACAAGATGTTTCTGTCACATTTGATTCTAATAATACTCAAAATTCGTCGAAGAAAAAGATAGTACGAAATGCATGCAGTAATGTAGAAAGGattagaagaaaagaagacCATATGATCTATCTAGTTATGTTTAGTTTAGCAGGATTCATACGAAACCAATGGATTAATAATTCCAAATTGCACAAAAAACTATCAAAAATGATTTctgatgaaatatttgcTTTGTTACATCCTGAGaatgataaagaattaATAATACGAAGTGAGAGGAAACTTCTTGATGGGTTAAAAAAATGCATGGAGGTGTACGAAAAGAAAtggaaaattttaaatgcaTATGATAGCACGGCATTCTATATGAGATTTTGGAATGAATTACCATATGAGTCCACACAACAGCTTATAAATAAGAGAAATAGACTCAACACACACAATACACTAGAagaaaaatcatttatCAAACAAGTTAATAAGGGGATCGGTGATAGAGATATTTATGTACAAGGTTTCGTTGCACTTTTAAGGTCGTGTCAAATAAATGCCAGATTAGTAATGTCCTGTCAACCACCAGATTTCagtaatttaaaagaaaaggaTAACGACACAAATCCATACATATTAAAAGATGAGGTCATTAAGTATCCAATATTTTGGTGTGAGGTCTGGAATAAATTTAGCAAAAAATGGTTGTCTATTGACCccataaatttaaagataatagAATCTGTTAAagcaaattcaaaattggAACCAAAAGGTGTTATCCAAACAAAGAGAAATATAATGAGGTATGTTCTTGCATTTGATAGAAAACTAGGATGCAAGGATGTGACTAGAAGATATATACAATGGTATAATTGTAAAAGTAGAAAAAAAAGGATAAACAAGGACAAAGAAGGACAGGAATGGTATAATAAGCTAATATCTGCTTTACAAAAAAGGAAGAGAATGAAAATCGACGACTTCGaagatgaatattttaaagagaGAGACATTAACGAGGGCTTCCCAGATACTATAtcagaattaaaaaatcatcCATATTATGTTCTAGAGTCTGATCTCAgacaaaatgaaatattgaaaccTGGGTCAAAAGAATGTGGCTACTTgagaaaaaataataaatctaaaCAAACGTTAAGGGTTTATAGGAGAGATGATGTATTAGTTCTACGAAGTGCCAAGGATTGGTATATGAAAGGAAGAATTTTAAAAGCAGGTTGTAGAGCTCTTAAAAGagttaaaaaaagaatcaattcttcaaattttgatgacgatgatgataatattgaaagacTCTACCCTTATGAAGAAACTGAACTTTACATTCCACCTTTAGCTAAAGCTGATGgtgaaattaaaaagaatgCTTATggtaatattgaaatatttaccTCAAGTATGATTCCTAAAAACTGTGTTCTAATTGAAAGCCCAGTTGCAATAAAAGCATGTAAAGCTATTCATATAGAATTTGCTCCATCGGTAACtggtttcaaatttgaaaaaggTAATAAGGCAAAACCGATTCTCAGCGGAGTGGTCGTCGCAAACTGGTTCAGAGAAGCAGTTGAATGTGCGATTGATAGTATTgaatattcaattgttgaagaaaaaagaaaagagaGAGAATTAGCGGCACTTAAAGAGTGGAATTCTTTGTTCTTAAAATTACGTATCTCATCGAATTTGAACTCTGCATATGGTAAAGTCAAAGacgaaaataaaaaaatacgAGCCATTTCTGATGAGAATAATTCAGAATCAGATGaagatttttcaatggGTGGATTCTTACCTGCTCGTAAGAATGATCATACTggatatttaaatgaaggATCACAATCCGATGCACAGTCAGACGATGATTTTCCACCTCAAGGGTATTTACCTCAAAGGGTTCATactaaatataatgaagaGGATGATTATGTTGATGAGGAGGAGGAGAATTATTATGAAGGAGAGGAGAATGATGAAATGATTGCTAATAGAAACAAGTTGACTGCGTCACCATCTGCCACAGAGCAAATGGATGAAGAATTTGACGATTTTATGTCAGAGATGAATACAGAATATACCGGCATTTAA
- the SPT2 gene encoding Spt2p (similar to Saccharomyces cerevisiae SPT2 (YER161C); ancestral locus Anc_8.224), producing MSFLSKLSALKKKTENGTVDRKSITPTELPPSEVSLLPVKYSRSEDPAVKRLKELRRKENLKNNITKNKAASRSATLTRQRSSTTSKIDNSTETTFKRKPGQNTKAFSNQGQLKKKPTALKKISFEDLMKQAESNNVPNSNGDQSLKNVNNKRPLLTKPGFKSRKVTKPNMKNVRRSEVSVTHRAENISKKDNGPVMVKLPTMGIAKPNAKLIQKMKHKNSKGKGFGDRYGKSSQDHYDSEEDSDLDDFIDDDEDNDGYGDLEAAGDPGYNRDDIWAIFNKGRPRPSHSYYEDDDGDMEANELEIMEEEEEARRMARLEDKREEAWLKKHEEAKRLQKLGR from the coding sequence ATGAGCTTCTTAAGCAAATTATCAgcattaaagaaaaagacAGAAAATGGCACGGTAGACAGAAAAAGTATTACACCAACTGAGCTACCTCCTTCAGAAGTATCTCTACTGCCGGTAAAATACTCAAGATCTGAAGATCCTGCTGTGAAACGACTTAAAGAATTAAGAAGGaaagaaaatttgaagaataatATTACCAAGAATAAGGCAGCATCTAGATCAGCTACTTTAACAAGACAGCGGTCTTCAACAACAAGTAAAATTGATAACTCCACTGAGACTACATTTAAAAGGAAACCTGGTCAAAATACGAAAGCCTTTAGCAATCAAGgtcaattaaaaaagaagCCAACTGCGCTGAAGAAGATTTCTTTTGAAGATCTAATGAAACAGGCAGAAAGTAATAACGTTCCGAATAGCAATGGTGATCAgtctttaaaaaatgtgaataataaaagaccGTTACTTACAAAACCAGGATTTAAGTCTCGTAAAGTAACAAAACCGAACATGAAAAATGTACGGAGATCAGAAGTTTCTGTGACACATCGTGCTGAGAACATCTCTAAGAAGGATAACGGTCCAGTTATGGTAAAATTACCGACCATGGGAATTGCTAAACCGAATGCTAAATTGATACAAAAGATGAAGCATAAAAATTCGAAAGGAAAGGGTTTTGGAGATAGATATGGAAAGTCCAGTCAAGATCATTATGATAGCGAAGAAGACAGTGACCTGGACGATTttattgatgatgatgaagataatgatgGCTACGGTGATTTAGAAGCTGCAGGAGATCCTGGGTACAACAGGGATGACATTTGGGCCATTTTTAACAAAGGAAGACCAAGACCATCTCACTCTTATTACGAAGATGACGATGGAGACATGGAAGCGAATGAACTAGAGATTatggaagaagaagaggagGCTAGAAGAATGGCAAGGTTGGAAGATAAACGTGAAGAAGCCTGGTTAAAGAAGCATGAGGAAGCTAAAAGACTTCAAAAGTTGGGCAGATAG
- the VTC5 gene encoding Vtc5p (similar to Saccharomyces cerevisiae YDR089W; ancestral locus Anc_8.223): protein MKFASLILDKSVPEWKYNNIDYTKLKIAIKKATTPNGNENHYLDNLSKLFKEQIKNVNIFTSLKIKELSNRIVLLESSILNCKRRNSSSLSSKKRAFQLINLHLNDCKSELQKLSRYIIVQRIAIRKLFKKIIKHSQHDVLQTKAYLETIKCSPEFKYGYEGTSFITLDLDSYLLEISLIQDVLFEAFSEYKKEKANKRSKKNSNLIHENVHLKSLDFDTIFLGRSTKVQSFLISFENIEEFKFLILKSGFNLVDDNIAETSKVVIKNSASLSPKNSARSVRSFQDLTTPTKNSIAPLGQQLQPLKTIVSTSPQESPFGNSNPQSSPTNTISNKNSRASSFTVDARSSQSHEEYFFLKAEKNEYTFLTSKSSNQYPDILLKSGSENREDSNILLCSVGGLRGHIVTNTISQAYVNLLKHRDNTTTVNNIDFDGLDSISKMAVKWITSHKLGLKEPGYSFKRTRFLKYTKNAIYYLSIDQNFVIDNEEILHNFVEIRKVPHIENNENNTSSSLVSDLTRVAHINNDIVIGKICKSMITNKVQAFPIDYEDTIWRIIHYLSNKRNKCSELFTFLLKQIYDVEENSALNCEEFFEVGKQLISEMVPRETQKEEVPALISKASNNTEISNPRSRQRRDTQRQNVSTMEPERYWNEFDDGEDFENNTFYVDEEDNPGTGNFQDNNDQGFIRFNRSLILNMYNLFQNIRNKLGIQDDLTPEPLLQNLRRTSLYTEGSSLLHSNVSTSASQNDFNQLYEFNKLEIEDSTSVYEYRHDQVVTLFYLSALAVSATTSGITFGIILALFTGHADEASLEVEDILVIIIIISLLISMLLNCASILILFSRYKLAPMWHYAMSFSMFILVTFIVCYGVIEILM, encoded by the coding sequence ATGAAATTTGcatcattaattttagatAAGTCTGTGCCAGAATggaaatataataatattgacTATACCAAACTGAAAATAGCTATTAAGAAAGCTACTACTCCAAATGGCAATGAAAATCATTatcttgataatttatcaaaattgtttaaagaacagattaaaaatgttaacATATTTACTTCGTTGAAGATTAAAGAACTCTCAAATAGGATTGTATTATTGGAATCATCAATATTGAATTGTAAACGAAGGAATAGTTCAAGTTTGTCATCAAAAAAAAGAGCTTTCCAATTAATTAATCTGCATTTGAATGATTGCAAGTCAGAATTACAGAAACTATCACGTTATATAATTGTGCAAAGAATTGCAATAAGGAAGttgtttaaaaaaataattaaacaTTCTCAACATGATGTATTACAAACTAAAGCTTATCTAGAGACAATCAAATGCTCCCCTGAGTTCAAATATGGATACGAAGGTACTTCTTTTATTACATTGGATTTAGATTCATATTTACTAGAGATATCATTAATACAAGATGTTTTGTTTGAAGCGTTCTCTGAATACAAAAAAGAGAAAGCAAATAAACGttcaaaaaagaatagTAACTTGATCCATGAGAATGTTCATCTTAAAAGTTTGGATTTTGATACCATTTTCTTAGGAAGATCCACAAAAGTTCAAAGTTTTctaatttcatttgaaaatatagaaGAATTTAAGTTTTTAATCTTGAAAAGTGGCTTCAACCTAGTGGATGATAATATTGCAGAAACTTCAAAAGTTGTAATCAAAAATTCTGCAAGCTTAAGTCCCAAAAATAGTGCAAGATCCGTAAGGTCCTTCCAGGATTTGACGACACCAACTAAAAACTCTATAGCACCCCTTGGGCAACAACTGCAACCACTGAAAACCATAGTTAGTACATCACCTCAGGAGTCACCTTTTGGGAACTCTAATCCTCAGTCATCTCCAACTAATACAATTAGTAACAAAAACTCAAGAGCTTCGTCATTTACAGTAGATGCCAGAAGCTCTCAATCACATGAAGAGTATTTTTTCCTAAAGGCTGAAAAGAATGAATATACATTTTTAACAAGTAAATCATCTAACCAATACccagatattttattaaagtCTGGTAGTGAAAATAGAGAGGATTCAAACATCCTTTTATGTTCTGTCGGTGGTTTGAGGGGCCATATTGTAACAAACACCATTTCTCAAGCATatgtaaatttattgaaacatAGGGATAACACAACTACAGTAAATAATATCGATTTTGATGGATTGGATTCTATTAGCAAAATGGCTGTTAAATGGATCACTTCCCATAAGTTAGGTTTAAAAGAACCAGgatattcttttaaaagaaCTAGATTCTTAAAATATACCAAAAATGCcatttattatctttcaATAGATCAAAATTTCGTTATTGATAATGAGGAAATTCTGCATAATTTTGTCGAAATAAGAAAAGTTCCACATATTGAAAACAATGAAAACAATACAAGTTCTTCACTAGTATCTGATCTGACTCGTGTTGCACATATAAATAACGATATTGTCATAGGAAAAATTTGTAAAAGTATGATTACCAATAAAGTTCAAGCATTTCCAATAGACTATGAGGATACCATTTGGAGGATAATCCATTATTTGTCAAACAAACGTAATAAATGttcagaattatttacatttcTATTGAAACAGATTTACgatgttgaagaaaatagtGCCCTGAATTGTGAAGAGTTTTTCGAAGTTGGTAAGCAATTAATCTCTGAAATGGTACCAAGAGAGACACAAAAAGAGGAAGTTCCTGCATTGATTTCTAAAGCGAGCAATAACACTGAAATTAGTAACCCAAGAAGCAGGCAACGAAGAGATACCCAACGACAAAATGTTTCAACAATGGAGCCGGAACGGTACTGGaatgaatttgatgatGGAGAGGACTTTGAGAACAATACCTTTTACGTCGATGAAGAGGATAATCCAGGAACCGGTAATTTTCAAGATAACAATGACCAAGGCtttattagatttaatAGATCGCTCATATTAAATATGTATaatctttttcaaaatattagGAACAAATTAGGTATTCAAGACGACCTTACGCCCGAACCATTGCTACAGAATTTAAGAAGAACCAGCTTGTATACAGAAGGGAGTTCTTTATTGCATTCAAATGTATCAACGTCAGCTTCCCAAAACGACTTTAACCAACTTTATgagtttaataaattagaaattgaagattcAACCTCTGTTTATGAATATCGCCATGATCAAGTTGTAACATTATTTTACTTATCAGCGTTAGCTGTTTCTGCAACTACTTCAGGTATTACATTCGGGATCATTTTGGCATTATTTACTGGTCATGCTGACGAGGCATCTTTAGAAGTTGAAGACATtcttgtaataataatcataatATCTCTACTGATATCAATGTTGCTAAACTGTGCAAGCattcttattttatttagCAGATATAAACTTGCACCAATGTGGCATTATGCAATGTCCTTCTCCATGTTCATTTTGGTAACATTCATAGTTTGTTATGgagttattgaaatattaatgtaa
- the RRP1 gene encoding Rrp1p (similar to Saccharomyces cerevisiae RRP1 (YDR087C); ancestral locus Anc_8.221): METTGFVKQLASNNRKVRVNALEKLTELLATVNFKKAKQLQFDKLWKGLYFSMWFSDKPRPQQRLANELGALFLTYFKESDNSEKNTEKLCMNDAAFIKFSKAFWRVILMEWLNIDKWRLDKYLLLVRRVLYNQLKYMQLRNWDELLVEKYLTKVLKKLPLSGDRKVYTGVPIHITDIFLDEWERLMRNDDVPQEEIADEDFEEKEYDFITLVKETPLPKFIDIFQKLTEDQHVSKVLKSRIKEDLLEDTRLLEWEIINDEDSDEEEEREDVVAEEDNDDDTEWKGF; encoded by the coding sequence ATGGAGACGACCGGTTTTGTGAAACAGTTAGCTTCGAACAATAGGAAAGTTAGAGTCAATGCACtagaaaaattaactgAATTATTGGCTACTGTTAATTTCAAGAAGGCTAAACAGCTacaatttgataaattatgGAAAGgtttatatttttccaTGTGGTTTTCCGATAAGCCAAGACCACAACAGCGTTTGGCTAATGAATTGGGTGCTTTATTCTTAActtattttaaagaatcGGACAATTCCGAAAAGAATACTGAGAAGTTATGCATGAATGATGCTGctttcattaaattctCAAAGGCTTTCTGGAGAGTCATCCTGATGGAATGGTTGAACATCGATAAATGGAGATTAGATAAATACTTGCTTTTGGTGAGAAGAGTCCTTTATAATCAGTTGAAGTATATGCAACTAAGGAATTGGGACGAGTTGCTAGTCGAAAAATACTTGACAAAAGTGTTAAAGAAACTGCCATTAAGTGGGGATAGAAAAGTGTACACTGGTGTTCCTATTCATATCACTGATATCTTTTTGGATGAGTGGGAAAGATTGATGAGGAATGATGATGTTCCACAAGAAGAAATCGCAGACGAAGATTTcgaagaaaaagaatacGATTTCATAACGTTGGTCAAAGAGACGCCATTACCTaaattcattgatattttcCAGAAATTGACTGAGGACCAACACGTCAGTAAAGTGTTGAAATCCCGTATCAAGGAAGACCTTCTAGAGGATACCAGATTGTTAGAATGGGAAATAATCAACGATGAAGACagtgatgaagaagaagaacgTGAAGATGTCGTTGCGGAAGAAGACAATGACGACGACACCGAATGGAAAGGTTTTTGA
- the SSS1 gene encoding translocon subunit SSS1 (similar to Saccharomyces cerevisiae SSS1 (YDR086C); ancestral locus Anc_8.220) yields the protein MSKESKENANSPIEKLAGTPLEFVKEGTQFINKCKKPDTKEYTKIIRAVGLGFVAVGVIGYAIKLIHIPIRYLIV from the coding sequence ATGTCTAAAGAAAGCAAAGAAAACGCTAACAGtccaattgaaaaattagcTGGTACCCCATTAGAATTCGTCAAGGAAGGTACTCAGTTcataaataaatgtaaGAAACCTGACACCAAGGAATACACAAAGATCATCAGAGCTGTCGGTTTAGGTTTTGTTGCTGTTGGTGTCATTGGTTATGCTATCAAGTTGATCCACATTCCAATCAGATACTTAATTGTTTAA